One Passer domesticus isolate bPasDom1 unplaced genomic scaffold, bPasDom1.hap1 HAP1_SCAFFOLD_332, whole genome shotgun sequence genomic region harbors:
- the LOC135292394 gene encoding LOW QUALITY PROTEIN: serine/arginine repetitive matrix protein 2-like (The sequence of the model RefSeq protein was modified relative to this genomic sequence to represent the inferred CDS: deleted 1 base in 1 codon) — protein sequence MYNGIGLPTPRGSGTNGYVQRNLSALRPRKGGRAGTPPPGEEELRRLEAALAKKPNADILDHQRKRRVELKCLELAELMEEQGYSAEEIEAKVATFRTMLLEKDEGPGEPEQKPTGTETHQLAEANERKNERLRAAFGISDSYVDGSAFDPARRAREGPPEPPEPPSAAPEESSSRSPSPKQKKKKKKKDRGRSASRSGERKKSKKKKHRSESEAKKRKHRSPSPKAKHKAKEKKRKRSTSQSQKPERSSSPAGSSSSSGSSRSRSRSRSRSRRRPRRRPPASPPRSRRP from the exons ATGTACAATGGGATCGGGCTGCCGACGCCGCGGGGCAGCGGCACCAACGGCTACGTCCAGCGCAACCTCTCGGCCCTGCGG CCAAGAAAGGGGGGGCGGgcggggacccccccccccggcGAGGAGGAGCTGAGGCGCCTGGAGGCCGCCCTGGCCAAGAAGCCCAACGCCGACATCCTCGACCACCAGCGCAAGAGGAGGGTGGAGCTGAAATGCCTGGAGCTGGCCGAGCTCATGGAGGAACAGGG CTACTCGGCCGAGGAGATCGAGGCCAAGGTGGCCACGTTCCGCACCATGCTGCTGGAGAAGGACGAGGGGCCCGGCGAGCCCGAGCAGAAACCCAC GGGCACGGAGACGCACCAGCTGGCCGAGGCTAACGAGCGCAAGAACGAGCGGCTGCGCGCCGCCTTCGGCATCAGCGACTCCTACGTGGACGGCAGCGCCTTCGACCCCGCccgcagggccagggaggggccccccgagccccccgagccccccag CGCTGCCCCCGAGGAGTCGAGCTCGCGCTCGCCGTCCCCCaagcagaagaagaagaagaagaagaaggatcGGGGCAg GTCCGCCAGCCGCTCCggggagaggaagaagagcAAGAAGAAGAAGCACAG GTCTGAATCCGAGGCCAAGAAGCGAAAGCACCG CTCGCCCAGCCCCAAGGCCAAGCACAAGGCCAAGGAGAAGAAGCGCAAGCG CTCCACCAGCCAATCGCAGAAGCCGGAGCGCTCTTCCTCCCCGGccggctcctcctcctcctcgggctcctcccgcagcag GAGCCGCAGCCGGAGCCGCTCGCGCCGCCGTCCCCGGCGCCGTCCCCCGGCGTCGCcgccgcggagccgccgcccgtga